One region of Malania oleifera isolate guangnan ecotype guangnan chromosome 6, ASM2987363v1, whole genome shotgun sequence genomic DNA includes:
- the LOC131157483 gene encoding UPF0057 membrane protein At2g24040-like, translating to MASRCEIFCDILLAILLPPLGVCLRHGCCSVEFCICLLLTLLGYIPGIIYALYAIVFVDRDPYRGDYWRPLNA from the exons ATGGCAAGTCGCTGTGAGATCTTCTGCGATATTCTACTCGCTATTTTACTCCCTCCCCTTGGAGTTTGCCTCAGACATGGTTGCTGCAGC GTTGAGTTCTGCATCTGCTTGCTTCTGACTCTGTTGGGTTACATCCCTGGGATAATCTACGCTCTCTACGCCATCGTCTTCGTCGATCGTGACCCTTACCGCGGTGATTACTGGCGTCCCCTTAATGCCTAG